Proteins encoded together in one Prevotella scopos JCM 17725 window:
- a CDS encoding bifunctional ADP-dependent NAD(P)H-hydrate dehydratase/NAD(P)H-hydrate epimerase has product MKIFTSAQIHELDRYTIEHEPIKSIDLMERAAKAITRAIMEEWSIHTPIVVFAGPGNNGGDALAVARLLINEGYKVSTFLFNITNHLSEDCITNRQRLLEGKHAKDFTEITAKFDPPELTADTLVIDGLFGSGLNKPLAGGFASLVKYINQSPAKIVSIDVPSGLMTEDNTYNVRANIIHATLTLTLHERKLSFLFADAQQFIGRLKVLDIRLSQEFIRKTDAQYYILEENDIRSRLLHRDDFSHKGNMGNALIIAGSYGMSGAAILATRACLRSGVGKAIVHTPKKNYDIMQISVPEAILQMDHEETAFTEAVDTDDFDALAIGPGLGRQEPTATAMITQIRRAQCPIVADADALNILASHRAWMQQLPKGIIMTPHAKELDRLTGSPANADYERLHRTRELAKSLQAYIILKGHNSALCLPNGNVIFNSTGNSGMATAGSGDVLTGIITALLARGYHQQNACMVGMYLHGLAGDLAAKELGKESLIAGDIINYLPKAFKLLDD; this is encoded by the coding sequence ATGAAGATATTTACAAGTGCCCAGATTCACGAACTGGACAGATACACTATAGAACACGAACCAATCAAGTCGATTGATTTGATGGAGCGTGCAGCAAAAGCCATTACCCGTGCTATCATGGAGGAATGGTCTATACACACGCCGATTGTTGTCTTTGCAGGACCTGGCAACAATGGTGGCGATGCCCTTGCTGTGGCACGCTTGCTAATCAACGAAGGCTATAAGGTAAGTACATTTCTCTTTAATATTACCAATCACCTGTCAGAAGACTGCATAACAAATCGTCAACGTCTGCTCGAAGGCAAACATGCAAAAGACTTTACAGAAATCACAGCAAAGTTTGATCCACCTGAATTGACCGCAGACACATTGGTGATAGATGGTTTATTTGGCTCTGGACTCAACAAGCCATTGGCTGGTGGTTTTGCCTCTTTGGTGAAATATATCAATCAAAGTCCTGCAAAGATTGTGAGTATTGACGTTCCATCTGGTCTGATGACAGAGGACAACACGTATAATGTACGTGCAAATATCATTCACGCTACTCTCACCCTAACGCTACACGAGCGGAAACTATCCTTTCTCTTCGCTGATGCACAGCAATTCATTGGTAGATTGAAAGTGCTCGACATTCGCTTAAGCCAGGAATTCATCAGAAAGACGGATGCACAATATTACATCTTAGAAGAGAACGACATTCGATCACGTCTTCTTCATCGCGATGACTTCTCACACAAAGGTAATATGGGTAATGCCCTTATCATTGCTGGTAGTTATGGCATGTCAGGTGCTGCTATACTGGCCACACGTGCCTGTTTGCGTAGCGGTGTGGGCAAGGCTATAGTACATACGCCAAAGAAGAATTATGATATCATGCAGATTTCTGTACCAGAGGCAATCTTGCAGATGGACCATGAGGAGACTGCTTTCACTGAAGCCGTTGATACAGATGATTTCGATGCACTTGCTATTGGTCCAGGATTAGGCAGACAGGAGCCTACTGCTACAGCAATGATAACGCAGATAAGACGTGCACAATGTCCTATCGTTGCGGACGCTGATGCCTTGAACATTCTTGCAAGCCATCGTGCATGGATGCAGCAACTGCCAAAGGGAATCATTATGACGCCTCATGCAAAGGAACTCGACCGTCTTACAGGCTCTCCTGCTAATGCGGACTATGAGCGTCTCCATCGTACACGTGAGTTGGCAAAGTCCTTACAGGCTTATATCATCCTTAAGGGACATAACAGCGCACTCTGCTTACCTAATGGCAACGTTATCTTTAATTCAACAGGTAATAGTGGTATGGCAACAGCTGGTAGTGGTGATGTACTCACGGGTATCATCACAGCACTCCTAGCTCGTGGCTATCATCAGCAGAACGCTTGTATGGTGGGAATGTACCTCCATGGTCTTGCTGGCGACTTAGCAGCGAAAGAATTAGGTAAGGAAAGCCTTATTGCAGGAGATATTATCAATTATCTGCCTAAGGCTTTCAAGCTTCTGGACGATTAA
- a CDS encoding Cof-type HAD-IIB family hydrolase produces the protein MKYKMIVLDLDGTLTNNKKEITPRTKQALMQAQAAGVHVVLASGRPTYGIVPLAEELKLKENGGFILAFNGGKIIDCTNNEVLFEQKLNEQLVPILFQEAKKAGMEILTYQGEGIAATNKDDEYVQHEAFINKMPVTQYDDFLNQLVYPINKCLIVGDPTPLHKLEIRLAKELEGKMDVYRSADFFLECVPLGIDKARSLDRLISSLGISREKVIACGDGYNDLSMIRFAGLGVAMANAAEDIKSEADFVTLSNEEDGVAHVIEHFILSPENMN, from the coding sequence ATGAAGTATAAGATGATTGTGCTCGATTTGGACGGCACACTGACCAATAATAAAAAGGAGATTACCCCACGTACAAAACAAGCTCTCATGCAAGCACAGGCTGCTGGGGTACATGTCGTATTGGCATCTGGACGACCTACATACGGCATCGTCCCTTTAGCAGAAGAATTGAAACTAAAAGAAAATGGCGGTTTCATCCTCGCTTTCAATGGCGGAAAGATTATTGATTGCACTAACAACGAAGTTCTTTTTGAACAGAAATTGAACGAACAGCTTGTACCTATCCTCTTTCAAGAAGCCAAAAAAGCTGGAATGGAAATCCTAACCTATCAAGGTGAGGGTATTGCTGCTACTAATAAAGATGACGAATACGTACAACACGAGGCTTTTATCAACAAGATGCCTGTCACGCAATATGACGATTTCCTCAATCAGTTGGTCTATCCTATCAACAAATGCTTGATTGTTGGCGACCCTACCCCTCTCCACAAGTTGGAGATAAGATTGGCCAAAGAGTTGGAAGGGAAGATGGATGTATATCGTTCTGCCGACTTCTTCCTTGAATGTGTACCACTTGGTATCGACAAGGCACGCTCTCTTGACCGTCTCATCTCATCACTCGGTATCAGCCGCGAAAAGGTTATTGCCTGTGGCGATGGCTATAACGACCTTAGCATGATTCGCTTTGCGGGACTTGGTGTTGCTATGGCTAACGCAGCAGAAGACATTAAAAGTGAAGCTGACTTCGTTACTTTATCAAATGAAGAAGATGGTGTTGCACACGTCATTGAACACTTTATCCTCTCACCAGAGAACATGAATTAA
- the hpt gene encoding hypoxanthine phosphoribosyltransferase, producing the protein MSRVTIKDKTFETSIPEAEILKRVKKVADRINKDFEGKTPLFLAVLNGSFMYASDLMKHITIPCEISFVKLASYQGVTSTGTIKEIIGLNEDIRGREVIIVEDIVDTGATMKRMLETLGTREPAGLHISTLLLKPGKLTVPLNIEYAAMEIPNDFIVGYGLDYDQQGRNLRDIYTLVQE; encoded by the coding sequence ATGAGCCGAGTAACAATTAAGGATAAAACGTTTGAGACTTCTATTCCTGAAGCCGAGATTCTGAAGAGAGTAAAGAAGGTAGCTGATCGTATAAACAAGGATTTTGAAGGTAAGACTCCACTCTTTCTTGCGGTGCTGAATGGTTCGTTCATGTATGCCTCTGACTTGATGAAGCATATCACAATCCCATGTGAGATTTCATTTGTAAAGTTGGCTTCTTATCAGGGTGTTACCTCTACGGGTACGATTAAGGAGATTATCGGTTTGAACGAAGATATCCGTGGTAGAGAGGTGATTATTGTTGAGGATATTGTTGATACAGGTGCAACTATGAAGCGTATGCTCGAGACATTAGGTACACGTGAGCCTGCAGGCTTGCATATCAGCACCTTATTGTTAAAACCTGGTAAGCTTACTGTTCCTTTGAATATTGAGTATGCAGCAATGGAGATACCAAATGACTTCATTGTTGGCTATGGACTTGACTATGACCAGCAGGGTCGTAACTTAAGAGATATTTATACTTTAGTACAAGAATAA
- a CDS encoding class II fructose-bisphosphate aldolase, translating to MMVDYKKLGLVNTREMFKRAIDGGYAIPAFNFNNLEQLQAIIKASSDLKSPVILQVSKGARKYANQTLLRYLAEGAVEYAKELGCHHPEIALHLDHGDSFETCKSCVDFGFSSVMIDGSSLPYEENIALTKKVVEYAHQFDVTVEAELGVLAGVEDDVVAEVSHYTKPEEVVDFATRTGCDSLAISIGTSHGAYKFTPEQCTRDPKSGRLVPPPLAFDVLAAIEKQLPGFPIVLHGSSSVPQEYVDIINEHGGKMPNAVGIPEEQLRQAAKSAVCKINIDSDSRLAFTAGVRETFDEHPEYFDPRQYCGKAREYMEQLYKHKIIDVLGSENKLANLD from the coding sequence ATTATGGTAGATTACAAGAAATTAGGTCTCGTGAACACCCGTGAGATGTTTAAGAGAGCAATTGACGGCGGTTACGCTATTCCAGCGTTCAACTTCAATAACCTTGAGCAGCTTCAGGCTATCATCAAGGCTTCTTCTGATTTGAAGTCACCAGTTATCCTTCAGGTTTCTAAGGGTGCCCGTAAGTATGCTAACCAGACTCTTCTCCGTTACCTCGCAGAGGGAGCAGTAGAGTATGCTAAGGAGTTGGGTTGCCATCATCCAGAGATTGCACTTCACCTTGATCATGGTGATAGCTTCGAGACTTGCAAGAGCTGTGTAGACTTCGGTTTCTCTTCTGTAATGATTGACGGTTCTTCTCTTCCATATGAGGAGAATATCGCTTTGACAAAGAAGGTTGTTGAGTATGCTCACCAGTTCGACGTAACTGTTGAGGCTGAGCTCGGCGTCCTCGCTGGTGTTGAGGATGACGTTGTAGCTGAGGTTTCTCACTATACAAAGCCAGAAGAGGTTGTTGACTTCGCTACTCGCACAGGTTGTGACTCTTTGGCTATCTCAATCGGTACTTCTCATGGTGCTTACAAGTTCACTCCAGAGCAGTGTACACGTGACCCAAAGAGTGGTCGTCTTGTTCCTCCTCCATTGGCATTCGATGTTCTCGCAGCTATCGAGAAGCAGCTTCCAGGTTTCCCAATCGTTCTCCACGGTTCTTCTTCAGTTCCTCAGGAGTATGTTGATATCATCAACGAGCATGGTGGTAAGATGCCTAACGCTGTTGGTATTCCAGAGGAGCAGCTCCGTCAGGCAGCTAAGAGTGCTGTTTGTAAGATTAACATCGACTCTGACTCTCGTCTTGCATTCACCGCTGGTGTTCGTGAGACATTTGATGAGCACCCAGAGTACTTCGATCCACGTCAGTACTGCGGTAAGGCTCGTGAGTACATGGAGCAACTTTACAAGCACAAGATCATTGACGTTCTTGGTTCTGAGAACAAGCTTGCTAACCTCGACTAA
- a CDS encoding MutS-related protein: protein MNKRLRESYQQKAEETSKLLVSLRNRSRVFILSEIGSFLVAIGFVVLYTLIDNAAWTLLCALAALLFYLYIRRRDVLNDRKIKTAEALLRVYQNEIDYLNGYFSGFDAGEQYVNPQHPYTFDMDVFGTGSLFQRMNRTISTGGSDQLAACLSTEWGSAKREELVGQIRQRMASVDELGKAELFLSEFKSLGVKERINTEEVLKALTDVHCQSFPKFFHSSLLRYFCYADLLGFYVSIVLSIVGLVPFLLPVWWGIFNFMFSFLCGHKHMRVISELIAKVHTQVDGYLRVLKLVNKTEFKSAELQALKKKLAGAEESFEQLELILQKIDNRSNEVGVFVFNSFALIDIAIVRLFLRWQHTYEQRTNEWIDSLNLFDALVSMGNFRLNEDRAVQAEISEENKVVYDAKNLYHPFLGEKAVANDFTIHDHEYYIVTGANMAGKSTFLRSLGINYLLAMNGLPVFAKQLKVSVFHLFTSMRTTDDLTHGISYFNAELLRLKKLLGSLRDDVPSLIILDEILKGTNSLDKLNGSRLFLQYIAERNVTGVIATHDLELSKMEEEYAGRFHNYCFEIELGEDITYSYKITKGVARNQNATFLLKGILNPNRI, encoded by the coding sequence ATGAACAAGCGTTTGAGAGAATCGTACCAGCAGAAGGCAGAAGAGACGAGCAAGCTACTCGTCTCTCTCCGTAATCGAAGTCGTGTTTTTATCCTATCAGAGATAGGTTCTTTTTTAGTAGCCATTGGTTTTGTAGTTCTCTACACCTTAATAGATAATGCAGCTTGGACGCTTCTTTGCGCCTTAGCTGCATTGTTGTTTTATCTTTATATTCGTCGTCGTGACGTGCTGAACGACCGAAAGATAAAGACGGCAGAGGCTCTGCTGCGAGTTTATCAGAATGAGATAGACTATCTAAATGGCTACTTCTCTGGCTTTGATGCTGGCGAACAATATGTTAATCCGCAACATCCTTATACCTTTGATATGGATGTTTTCGGCACAGGTTCGTTGTTTCAAAGAATGAATCGCACCATCTCAACTGGTGGTAGTGACCAGTTGGCAGCTTGTCTATCTACGGAGTGGGGAAGTGCAAAGAGAGAGGAACTTGTTGGGCAAATACGTCAACGAATGGCTTCTGTTGACGAATTGGGGAAGGCAGAACTATTCTTGTCAGAATTCAAATCTTTAGGTGTAAAGGAACGAATCAATACGGAAGAAGTGCTGAAAGCATTGACGGATGTTCATTGCCAGAGCTTTCCAAAGTTTTTTCATAGCTCTCTTTTACGTTATTTCTGTTATGCTGATTTACTCGGTTTCTATGTGAGTATTGTGCTTTCCATTGTGGGATTGGTTCCTTTCTTATTACCTGTATGGTGGGGAATATTTAACTTTATGTTCTCTTTCCTTTGTGGGCATAAGCACATGCGTGTCATTTCTGAACTGATAGCAAAGGTACATACGCAGGTAGATGGCTACTTACGTGTATTGAAATTGGTTAATAAGACTGAGTTTAAGTCTGCCGAACTACAAGCTTTGAAAAAGAAACTTGCGGGTGCGGAGGAGTCTTTTGAACAATTAGAACTTATCTTACAAAAGATTGATAACAGAAGTAACGAGGTGGGTGTCTTTGTCTTTAACAGTTTTGCTTTGATTGACATTGCAATCGTAAGACTCTTCCTTCGTTGGCAACATACTTATGAGCAGCGCACGAATGAGTGGATAGATAGTCTAAATCTCTTTGATGCTTTGGTGTCAATGGGTAACTTCCGATTGAATGAAGATAGGGCAGTACAGGCAGAAATCAGCGAGGAGAATAAGGTGGTTTATGATGCGAAAAATCTTTATCATCCCTTCCTTGGCGAGAAGGCTGTTGCAAACGACTTCACAATCCATGATCATGAGTATTATATTGTTACGGGTGCGAATATGGCAGGTAAGAGTACTTTCCTGCGCTCGTTGGGTATAAATTACCTCTTGGCGATGAATGGTTTGCCAGTCTTTGCTAAGCAGTTGAAGGTCTCAGTATTCCATCTCTTTACGAGTATGCGTACGACAGACGACCTTACGCATGGCATCTCTTATTTCAATGCTGAGTTGCTTCGTTTGAAAAAGTTGTTAGGATCGCTGCGTGATGATGTACCAAGTCTGATTATTTTGGACGAGATTTTGAAGGGAACAAACTCTCTCGATAAGTTGAATGGCTCTCGTCTTTTCTTACAATATATCGCTGAACGCAATGTAACAGGCGTTATTGCTACTCACGACCTTGAACTTTCAAAGATGGAAGAGGAATACGCAGGGCGTTTTCATAATTATTGTTTTGAGATCGAGTTAGGCGAGGATATCACTTATTCGTATAAGATTACAAAGGGAGTAGCACGTAATCAGAATGCTACATTCTTGTTGAAAGGAATCTTAAACCCCAATCGTATTTGA
- a CDS encoding HmuY family protein: protein MHRVFRPISILAGCAIMLMVTACNGIFKDIYDEAPATANVTTEGQLLVNAASWKDWYYVDFDSLQMYIERKDTAGLLKAQTNFTHYAIPTSLTSGSDDGKTGLYTYWFDVFGKGISVNEKRSFTATDAQAEPQSWSLAFHRNNVRTNGGAVLETKYTSLNELPKNSSYFLGATFQEDEWTENEVWEDQSQMLSSLIGCQGIKINKVLSSWLKIEIPPMPPAFTMNNHVFILRLKNGKYAALQLENYIGADGTKCWLRINYKYPY from the coding sequence ATGCACAGAGTATTTCGCCCTATTTCTATCCTTGCAGGCTGTGCCATTATGTTAATGGTAACAGCCTGCAACGGCATTTTTAAAGATATATATGATGAGGCTCCAGCCACAGCAAATGTAACAACAGAAGGTCAACTTCTTGTTAATGCCGCCAGTTGGAAGGACTGGTATTATGTTGACTTTGACTCTTTACAGATGTATATCGAGCGTAAAGATACTGCAGGATTGCTTAAGGCACAGACGAACTTCACGCATTATGCCATTCCAACGAGTCTAACATCGGGTAGTGATGATGGAAAGACAGGTTTATATACTTACTGGTTTGATGTTTTCGGGAAAGGAATCTCGGTTAATGAGAAGCGCAGTTTCACAGCTACCGATGCACAAGCTGAACCTCAGTCATGGAGCTTAGCCTTCCATCGTAACAATGTAAGAACGAATGGTGGTGCTGTGCTTGAAACGAAATACACCTCTTTAAATGAACTTCCAAAGAATAGTTCCTATTTCTTAGGAGCAACATTTCAAGAAGATGAATGGACAGAGAACGAGGTTTGGGAAGACCAGTCGCAGATGCTCTCGAGCCTAATAGGGTGTCAAGGGATAAAAATCAATAAGGTCCTTTCTTCTTGGTTGAAGATCGAAATACCCCCAATGCCTCCAGCTTTTACCATGAACAATCATGTCTTTATTCTTCGTCTGAAGAATGGTAAGTATGCTGCTTTGCAGTTGGAGAACTATATTGGTGCCGATGGAACCAAATGTTGGTTGAGAATCAATTATAAATATCCATATTAA
- a CDS encoding calycin-like domain-containing protein → MKKIFTLVIVSFLSALAVQAQSLKVTKTDGSVVTYNASDISKIEFLPSETPSQPKLIHEFTGYLTVKNKMINNVRYDNGAKIKVLQDGGKFLAEFSDTQWGTGSFVITMANHAINGTGKMKIANPNGGGAAKEYDATMSGSMTEIKISIPSLMGGTDITWHYAEASAASKVAGNYTGTTSLKVGVVPGSFTSATVEYKVTANEDGSINVTASEEKYTGVTMVGNLTIGTYTVKNLAYDKETNSFSRDYSSDDLKVYLKSEGGMMSLDKNYAFESPSKIIVKLDENGTLIITNSYKLAHMPLSISATYTGKKAK, encoded by the coding sequence ATGAAAAAGATTTTTACTTTAGTAATCGTATCTTTCTTGAGTGCACTCGCAGTACAGGCACAGTCATTAAAGGTAACCAAGACAGATGGTAGCGTTGTAACTTATAATGCATCTGATATTTCAAAGATTGAGTTCTTACCAAGTGAAACCCCTTCACAACCAAAGTTGATACACGAGTTTACAGGCTATCTGACTGTAAAGAACAAGATGATTAATAATGTGCGTTATGACAATGGCGCTAAGATTAAGGTGTTGCAGGACGGTGGTAAGTTCCTTGCAGAGTTCTCCGATACTCAGTGGGGTACTGGTTCTTTCGTGATAACCATGGCTAATCATGCTATTAACGGTACTGGAAAGATGAAGATTGCAAACCCAAATGGTGGTGGCGCAGCGAAGGAGTATGATGCAACAATGAGTGGTTCGATGACAGAAATAAAGATTTCAATCCCATCACTCATGGGTGGTACTGATATTACTTGGCATTATGCTGAGGCTTCAGCAGCGTCTAAGGTGGCAGGAAACTATACTGGTACGACCTCTTTGAAGGTGGGTGTAGTGCCTGGTTCATTCACATCTGCAACGGTTGAGTATAAGGTTACTGCTAATGAAGATGGCTCTATCAATGTGACAGCATCTGAAGAGAAGTACACAGGAGTTACTATGGTAGGAAACTTGACAATAGGAACATACACCGTAAAGAACCTTGCTTACGATAAGGAAACCAATAGCTTTAGTCGTGATTATAGCAGTGATGATCTCAAGGTTTATCTTAAGTCTGAAGGAGGTATGATGAGTCTTGATAAGAACTATGCTTTCGAGTCACCAAGTAAGATTATTGTTAAACTTGATGAGAATGGGACTTTGATAATTACAAATAGCTATAAGCTTGCACATATGCCACTCTCAATCTCAGCAACATATACTGGTAAGAAGGCTAAGTAA
- a CDS encoding thioredoxin family protein encodes MLRKFYLLFFFIVAVFSSTLKVKAQEYSLIAAAGQKVYVPITATNVKGKMNITNYGRPAINNFDYTLSFNGTELYSKHYVLPQALNRYDDATIEIDVPPYTELGEDELIFTITKVNGTRNNATVNYSTLPRVTVTKVPHRRVVVEDYTAMWCRYCPRGIALMENLAHKYGDDFIGIAVHTGRGYEPLYCEDYAWNIAEIKNYPTLTMNRSRILSSYIAQTEFEEERSKGAYMDIEASAMWDKEKNNITVTPRVTFRLNRKEAPYGFAYVLTEDGMSNPRWAQANIESGNTEVRGISSELDYFVDAASTIYNLKNNSVAIAAEGVKNPVTGKITAPIKADEPQSHTFILQNISNKSMIQDKSKLSVCIFLINTETGYIENATKCAISDFNTTGISSLSQGEGRVVETARYALDGRRITAPQKGINLVKFSDGSVRKEVVTQ; translated from the coding sequence ATGTTACGTAAGTTTTATTTACTATTTTTTTTCATCGTTGCTGTCTTTTCTTCTACCTTGAAGGTTAAGGCACAAGAGTATAGTCTGATTGCAGCTGCAGGACAAAAGGTATATGTGCCCATTACGGCAACGAATGTAAAGGGAAAGATGAACATCACCAATTATGGCAGACCCGCCATTAATAATTTTGATTATACACTATCTTTCAATGGTACGGAGTTGTATTCAAAACATTATGTCTTGCCACAAGCGCTGAATCGTTATGACGATGCTACGATAGAGATTGATGTTCCGCCTTACACAGAATTAGGTGAGGATGAGCTGATATTTACGATTACGAAGGTAAATGGAACTCGTAATAATGCTACTGTCAACTATTCAACACTCCCGAGAGTAACTGTCACAAAGGTGCCTCATAGGAGAGTTGTTGTTGAAGATTACACGGCAATGTGGTGCAGGTACTGTCCACGTGGCATTGCATTAATGGAGAATCTTGCACATAAGTATGGCGATGATTTCATAGGTATAGCTGTTCATACGGGACGTGGTTATGAGCCGTTATATTGTGAGGACTATGCCTGGAATATTGCAGAAATCAAGAATTATCCTACACTCACAATGAATCGAAGTCGTATTCTCTCATCTTACATAGCGCAAACTGAATTTGAAGAGGAACGTTCAAAAGGAGCTTATATGGATATTGAAGCGTCAGCGATGTGGGATAAGGAAAAGAACAATATTACCGTTACTCCCCGAGTTACCTTCCGTCTAAACCGGAAAGAAGCTCCGTATGGTTTTGCGTACGTGCTGACGGAGGACGGAATGTCTAATCCTAGATGGGCGCAAGCCAACATAGAAAGTGGTAATACTGAAGTTCGCGGTATATCAAGTGAACTCGATTATTTCGTCGATGCGGCTAGTACTATCTATAACCTTAAAAACAACTCTGTCGCTATTGCAGCTGAAGGGGTGAAAAATCCTGTTACAGGCAAGATAACAGCTCCCATTAAGGCAGATGAACCACAAAGTCATACATTCATCTTGCAGAATATTTCTAACAAGAGCATGATCCAAGACAAGTCTAAATTAAGCGTATGTATATTCCTGATTAATACGGAAACTGGGTACATTGAGAACGCTACTAAGTGTGCTATCTCTGATTTTAATACCACAGGAATTTCTTCATTGTCACAGGGAGAGGGCCGAGTTGTTGAGACAGCACGCTATGCCCTTGATGGTCGTCGTATTACGGCTCCACAAAAGGGTATTAATCTTGTGAAGTTTAGTGATGGAAGTGTTCGTAAAGAGGTAGTGACACAGTAA
- a CDS encoding TonB-dependent receptor plug domain-containing protein: protein MKQKNIILSALVCLLPTTMWADELLDSIYKSLELEQVVVTGTRTPKLLANTPVLTKLITADDIMKTDATNLRDVLQQVIPGIEFSYAMNQQVHMNFSGFGGQSMLILVDGERLAGETMDDVDFNRIGMDNVDHIEIVKGAASALYGSNAAGGVINIITKKKPNPCALNLNMRFGRHNEQRYGMSWQYARGKWNNLFTVNRNSSDNFNVHNGPNPITRVVSTIYGDAVWNFKEQLTFRLNEKLRLTGRAGYFYRQLVRTSEVPERYRDFSGGLRGMWTPDLVNSVDFSYAFDQYDKSDYQRITRLDIRDYSNVQNSIRLLYNHTFEGDNVLSVGADYMHDYLFNTNLEGRIRKQDSFDAFAQYDWNISPKWEVVGALRYDYFSDGRISRLTPKVSARYQPIHNLNVRLSYGMGFRAPTLKEKYYNFDMSGIWIVEGNPSLKPEVSQNFNASVDYTKGHYNFTVSAYCNRIENKIATGAPYYKNPSDVVPHLPYINLNHYIVSGGEATAQARWTNGITARYSYAFTHERLPKDKNDNAVNNQYIPARKHSMTGHIDWDHQWSKNYGTNIGLDGRFLSAVDNEEFVDYYDISKGIKTIHYPAYALFKLSLVQRISKAVKVSVILDNIFNYKPEYYYLNCPLTDGTNLMVGMSVDVDKLF, encoded by the coding sequence ATGAAACAAAAAAACATTATACTATCAGCTCTTGTTTGTCTGCTTCCTACAACGATGTGGGCGGATGAGTTGCTTGATTCTATATACAAATCCTTAGAGTTAGAACAGGTTGTAGTGACGGGAACACGTACACCGAAGCTACTTGCCAATACCCCTGTGTTGACGAAACTCATCACAGCTGATGATATCATGAAGACGGATGCCACCAATCTGCGTGATGTTTTGCAGCAGGTGATACCAGGTATTGAGTTCTCATATGCCATGAATCAGCAGGTCCACATGAACTTCTCAGGCTTTGGTGGACAGAGTATGTTGATTCTTGTAGACGGTGAACGTCTTGCAGGTGAGACGATGGATGATGTCGATTTCAATCGTATTGGTATGGATAATGTTGATCACATTGAGATTGTGAAAGGTGCTGCGTCTGCGCTTTATGGCTCTAATGCTGCTGGTGGAGTTATCAATATCATCACCAAGAAAAAGCCAAATCCATGTGCACTCAACTTAAATATGCGCTTTGGTCGCCACAATGAGCAACGTTATGGTATGTCATGGCAATACGCAAGAGGTAAGTGGAACAATCTGTTTACAGTTAATAGGAATAGTTCTGACAACTTCAACGTACACAATGGACCCAATCCAATTACGCGAGTAGTTTCAACTATCTATGGTGATGCTGTTTGGAACTTTAAGGAACAACTTACTTTTAGGTTGAATGAAAAGCTTCGTTTGACAGGGCGTGCAGGCTATTTCTATCGCCAGTTGGTACGTACATCAGAGGTTCCAGAACGCTATCGTGACTTTTCAGGTGGTCTTCGTGGAATGTGGACACCAGACCTTGTCAATAGTGTTGACTTCTCCTATGCTTTTGATCAGTATGATAAGTCAGACTATCAGCGTATCACTCGCCTTGATATACGCGATTATTCAAATGTACAGAATAGTATTCGCTTACTTTATAATCACACTTTTGAGGGAGATAACGTCCTTTCTGTAGGTGCAGATTATATGCATGATTATCTCTTTAACACGAACTTAGAGGGACGAATCCGTAAGCAGGACTCTTTCGATGCCTTTGCACAATACGACTGGAATATCAGTCCAAAGTGGGAGGTTGTGGGTGCCTTGCGTTACGACTACTTCTCAGATGGACGCATCTCACGGCTGACTCCGAAGGTAAGCGCACGTTATCAGCCAATTCATAACTTGAATGTTCGTCTCAGTTATGGTATGGGTTTCCGTGCGCCTACATTGAAAGAGAAGTATTACAACTTTGATATGTCAGGAATATGGATTGTTGAAGGTAATCCCTCTTTGAAACCAGAGGTAAGCCAGAATTTCAATGCTTCGGTTGACTATACAAAGGGACACTATAATTTTACAGTAAGTGCTTACTGCAATCGGATTGAAAACAAGATAGCCACCGGAGCACCTTATTACAAGAATCCATCGGATGTTGTACCACATCTTCCTTATATCAATCTGAATCATTACATTGTTAGCGGTGGTGAAGCAACAGCACAGGCTCGTTGGACAAATGGTATCACAGCACGCTATAGCTATGCTTTTACCCACGAACGCCTACCGAAGGATAAGAATGATAACGCCGTTAACAATCAGTATATACCTGCCCGTAAGCATTCAATGACAGGTCACATTGATTGGGATCATCAGTGGTCGAAGAACTATGGTACAAACATCGGACTTGATGGACGTTTTCTCTCAGCTGTCGACAATGAAGAGTTTGTTGATTACTATGACATCTCTAAGGGTATAAAAACAATACATTACCCCGCATACGCACTCTTCAAACTCTCTTTGGTGCAGCGCATCAGTAAGGCGGTGAAGGTAAGTGTCATTCTCGATAACATATTTAATTATAAACCAGAATATTATTATTTGAATTGTCCATTGACTGATGGGACAAACCTTATGGTGGGAATGTCAGTGGATGTTGATAAACTATTTTAA